The genome window CCGATCCTGGATGAGTTCAGCGGCGAACCGCCGAAACATCGAGCGGCAGTACGTGCAACCAGGCAGTGAGCGCGATGACCACGAGCGATCGACAACGGCAATCTCTCGACCCTGCCTCACATCACGCGATGGCAGCAGCGCGAGACGATGAGCACGTAGGGCACGGCAGCGGAAATGCGCCGAATCGACGAGACCATGATTCCACCAGTCACGGCGCTGCCGTCTGTGGGGCCAGTGCACGCGATCCTGTGTGTGGAATGACGGTCATGCGGGATGTGCCATACCAGGCAAGCTATGCCGGGGCACAATACTTCTTCTGCAGTGCCGGCTGCCAGAAGCGGTTCGAGGCCGAGCCGACGCGCTATGTCGAGACACCAAGCGTTTCGGCGCCCGATGAAGGCGAGACGGCGCCGGGCACGACCTATACGTGCCCGATGCACCCCGAAATCCGCGAGGACCATCCCGGGACGTGCCCAAAGTGCGGCATGGCACTCGAGCCGCTCATGCCAAGCCTCGACGACGACCAGAATCCCGAACTCGCGGCGTTTCGCCATCGCTTCTGGTGGACCTTGCCGCTGACGATCGCCGTCGTGTCGCTGGTGATGCTTGGGGACCGCCTCGGGGTGCTGGAGCCCGCGACGCAAAGCTGGGTGGAACTCGTCTTGTCCGCACCGGTGGTCCTCTGGGCAGGCTGGCCCATCTACGTCCGCTGCCTCCAGTCGTTCCGAAACCGCAGCCCGAACATGTGGACGCTGATCGGTCTGGGTACGGGTACGGCGTTCGTCTACAGCGTCGCCGCCACCGTTGCCCCAGAGCTGTTTCCCCGCGCCTTTCTCATGCACGGCCGGATCGCGGTCTACTTCGAAGCCGCGGCCGTCATCATTTCGCTGACGTTGCTCGGCCAGATCTTCGAGTTGCGGGCGCGCTCGCAGACCTCGGCAGCCATCAAGTCGCTGCTCGGCCTGGCCCCCAAGACGGCACGCCGCCTCAATCCGGACGGCAGCGAGGCCGATATTCCGCTCACGCACGTGCATGTCGGCGATCTCCTGAGGGTCCGGCCCGACGAAAAGGTGCCCACGGATGGCGTCGTGAACGAAGGGGCCAGCGCCATCGACGAATCGATGATCACCGGTGAGCCTCTGCCCGTCTCCAAGCGCGTCGGCGACCACGTGATCGGCGCCACCATCAACACCTCGGGCAGCCTGGTGATGCGCTCAGAAAAGGTCGGCGCCCAGACGGTGCTGTCGCAGATCGTGCAGATGGTGGCCCAGGCACAGCGCTCCAAGGCGCCGATGCAGCGGATGGCGGACCGGGTCGCCGGCGTGTTCGTGGTGGTGGTCGTAACCATCGCCTTGCTCACGTTCTTCGCCTGGGGCGTCTTCGGCCCCGAGCCGAGCTGGGTCTTTGGCCTGGTCAATGCGGTGGCTGTACTGATCATTGCCTGTCCCTGCGCGCTGGGATTGGCCACCCCATCCATCATGGTGGCCAGCGGGAATGGCGCGACCAAGGGCATTCTGTTCCGGGACGCGGCGGCCATCGAGCAATTCCGCAAGGTCGACACCCTGATCGTGGACAAGACCGGCACGCTGACAGAAGGCCGTCCGAGTTTTGAACGGGCCTATCGTGTCGATCCGTTCACGGAAACCGAGGTGCTTCGTTTGGCCGCGAGCCTCGACCAGGGCAGCGAACATCCGCTAGCCGCGACCCTCGTCACCGCCGCGCGTGAGCGCGGCCTGGCCCTGGCGAAGGCGGAGGATTTCGCCTCGGACACGGGCATGGGGGTACGCGGCCGCGTCGGTGGCCACCAGCTCGTGCTGGGCAACACCGCCCTGATGCAGCAGGAACAGGTCGACGTTGCACCACTGGCGTCTCAGGCGGATACCCTGCGGCAGCAAGGCGCCAGTGTCATGTATCTGGCGGCAGATCGAACATTGGCCGGTCTGCTTGCCGTCTCCGACCCCGTCAAGGCCAGCACGCCCGAGGCTCTGATGACGCTCAGGCAAGCCGGGGTCCGCGTGGTGATGGCGACAGGTGACGGCGCTGTCACGGCGAAGGCGGTAGCCGGTCGCCTGGGCATCGACGAGTTTCATGGCGAAGTGAAGCCGGCCGACAAGCTGGCGCTCGTCGAGAAGCTGCAAGGGGAAGGCCGCGTGGTTGCGATGGCGGGCGACGGCATCAACGACGCGCCGGCATTGGCAAAGGCCGATGTGGGCGTTGCGATGGGAACCGGCACAGATGTGGCGATGCACAGCGCCCAGATGACCCTCGTCAAGGGCGATCTGCGCGGTATCGCCCGAGCACGCGAACTCTCCGAGGCCACTATCGCCAACATGCGGCAGAACCTGGGCTTCGCCTTTATCTATAACGCGCTGGGTATCCCGCTGGCGGCGGGGTTGCTGTACCCGTTCACCGGCTGGTTGCTGTCGCCGATGATCGCGGCATTGGCCATGAGCCTGAGTTCCGTTTCAGTGATCTCCAATGCGCTACGACTCAGACGCCGCGTGGCGTAGCTATTGTCATGTGTGAATTCGACTCTACCAACCCGTGTCTCCTTGCCTTGCTGCCCAGATCGGGGGGCTAGACTAGGACAAATGCTGGCGTGATTCATGAAGCATAGCCGCAGCCCCTTCACTCGCTTGCTTGCGCTGCTGTTGTTGGCCTTGTGCGCTGACCATCAACAGGACGGTCGGCACTGGGCCGACAGCAACGGTCACGGGCCCGATCTCGGTGTCTTGCCGACTATGGCTGGGCTTGAACACGTTCTGCCGCCCACGCCATACACCTTCCGCATCTTCCACACGGCTGACAGCGCGAACAACTCGCCTGGTCCGGTCTATCTCGCAACGGCCCGCTTGCGCATCTGATCTATCCCTACGCGTGGCCCACTTCGGCCACGTGCTTGACTTTGGTGGCTCTACCCGAGCGTGGGTGCTCTGACCCGTTGCGGTTGAGCCAGACAAAACCGAATACTGGGGAAGATCATCATGCATTCCACTCTCAAGACTCTCGTTCTCATTTCACTCGCCGTCGCGACCGCGCAGGCGCTCGCGGGTCCCGACTGGGACGTCATCAATCGCGCGCGCACTGCAGCGCAACACCCTGCGGC of Cupriavidus taiwanensis contains these proteins:
- a CDS encoding heavy metal translocating P-type ATPase, with amino-acid sequence MTTSDRQRQSLDPASHHAMAAARDDEHVGHGSGNAPNRRDHDSTSHGAAVCGASARDPVCGMTVMRDVPYQASYAGAQYFFCSAGCQKRFEAEPTRYVETPSVSAPDEGETAPGTTYTCPMHPEIREDHPGTCPKCGMALEPLMPSLDDDQNPELAAFRHRFWWTLPLTIAVVSLVMLGDRLGVLEPATQSWVELVLSAPVVLWAGWPIYVRCLQSFRNRSPNMWTLIGLGTGTAFVYSVAATVAPELFPRAFLMHGRIAVYFEAAAVIISLTLLGQIFELRARSQTSAAIKSLLGLAPKTARRLNPDGSEADIPLTHVHVGDLLRVRPDEKVPTDGVVNEGASAIDESMITGEPLPVSKRVGDHVIGATINTSGSLVMRSEKVGAQTVLSQIVQMVAQAQRSKAPMQRMADRVAGVFVVVVVTIALLTFFAWGVFGPEPSWVFGLVNAVAVLIIACPCALGLATPSIMVASGNGATKGILFRDAAAIEQFRKVDTLIVDKTGTLTEGRPSFERAYRVDPFTETEVLRLAASLDQGSEHPLAATLVTAARERGLALAKAEDFASDTGMGVRGRVGGHQLVLGNTALMQQEQVDVAPLASQADTLRQQGASVMYLAADRTLAGLLAVSDPVKASTPEALMTLRQAGVRVVMATGDGAVTAKAVAGRLGIDEFHGEVKPADKLALVEKLQGEGRVVAMAGDGINDAPALAKADVGVAMGTGTDVAMHSAQMTLVKGDLRGIARARELSEATIANMRQNLGFAFIYNALGIPLAAGLLYPFTGWLLSPMIAALAMSLSSVSVISNALRLRRRVA